One segment of Nomia melanderi isolate GNS246 chromosome 10, iyNomMela1, whole genome shotgun sequence DNA contains the following:
- the LOC143174992 gene encoding serine/threonine-protein phosphatase 5-like, with the protein MSNTQEAEVQTLKERGNTCVKEQKYAEAMFHYTHAIKLDPQNYSLYSNRSYAFLKMQQYHFAMEDALMTIQLKPDWTKGYFRKAEVESQTFRFSEALQSYNKALSLQPNEPTILDAMNKVSRLLIKDKRADQQIPWLGAGVGIILGVIVVIADYVFTNKPSLTHPLLMALLTMSIAMLGYGIAKGFRYFVKCQRKSLLEPPMDLFGENKEQIDGVDAEMNNEKEKHPKYSKAQARQRFKKGKS; encoded by the exons ATGTCGAACACGCAGGAAGCAGAG GTTCAAACCCTCAAAGAGCGTGGAAATACATGTGTTAAAGAACAAAAATATGCAGAGGCTATGTTCCATTACACACATGCAATTAAACTTGATCCGCAAAATTACTCTTTGTATAGTAATCGGTCGTATGCCTTCTTAAAAATGCAACAGTATCACTTTGCAATGGAAGATGCTTTAATGACGATTCAATTAAAGCCTGATTGGACCAAg GGTTATTTTAGAAAGGCTGAAGTGGAATCACAAACATTTCGCTTTAGTGAAGCACTTCAGTCATACAATAAGGCATTATCTCTTCAACCAAACGAACCAACAATTTTAGATGCAATGAACAAAGTATccagattattaataaaagataaaagag ctGATCAACAGATACCTTGGCTTGGAGCTGGTGTCGGTATCATACTAGGAGTAATAGTCGTAATTGCTGACTATGTTTTTACAAATAAACCTTCATTAACG CATCCCCTATTGATGGCCTTATTGACAATGTCTATAGCAATGTTAGGATACGGTATTGCAAAAGGATTCCGCTACTTTGTGAAGTGTCAAAGAAAATCACTATTGGAACCACCAATGGATCTATTTGGCgaaaataaagaacaaattGATGGTGTTGATGCtgaaatgaataatgaaaaagaaaagcaTCCCAAGTATAGTAAAGCGCAAGCACGACAAagatttaaaaaaggaaaatcgtAG
- the LOC116428744 gene encoding integrator complex subunit 3 isoform X2, which translates to MEQTKTPASRLLSTSCIENKDDLEEKFERCYTVLQNLTAGLSEKEAHDTLNNAVCKDKTHEEVSLGLLVVILTDPQSAAKSYRDLTLITRDGLAIVLGHLNQLVLERYLRLNDVTRSQLLWLVREMIRTSVAGVDNLCLSLLRHAAGGDISPRNLFLVDALLDIFQENRPWLDKFPFLVASIVYTYLRLIEDHNAPHLSGLRQKEVTFTVSLIRERMVDCLVIGRDLVRLLQNVARIPEFEALWKDMLLNPKSLCPNFSGVLQLLQTRTSRRFLQSRLTPDMERKLVFLTSQVRFGNHKRYQDWFQRQYLATPESQSLRCDLIRFIVGVIHPTNELLCSDIIPRWAVIGWLFTTCTSTVAASNAKLALFYDWLFFEPEKDNIMNIEPAILVMHNSMRSHPPVTATLLDFLCRIIPNFYPPLTEKVRNGIFSSLRQILEKRVLPSLYPLFDSPKLDRELRSKIRETFKEFCLPPNADLGNKVPIYSGKMEELNKDLTPGVPLENAGNTSIENNHVSQDPEPAFSDEEEEMPLRIVTKVEEEDEEDVPLANVKLKNEQKNANCVVKKVDITSQLNLILEPEELRTAVESLHSETDNEVRCQTMERIVQMVVEDEIDAETIPALASCISTILSSQITSQIFPTDNLNEETLTDSISTPLFVMFRNQFQLCKEEDNRRKLLARVLAELQTVQPRIGYLLLYFLKVWGREEEKREGEPSNVLNDVKASVYKDFCAHREKKLDACLVSDLKLCHEDNIFMLCYLVPDVYMEFQNVALGNVQLLHLVVSTVDACQLQELVCQIMQGHLKMLKKESFTSLLTASLNWETFEQYCFWQLIFAHDFPIDYVLPVLPKLQFRDHAEALTSILFMLKQEKPTLELLRQLLTRQNVDGDMFVVAALRYWCRDYEEKLGELLANLLSTRYPATSPNKRKRSSGKHNQQPGPPSGEQVLGHLDQLRQHCTSSAELQLYHSEGMQRALQQAQAASSDSLRKSYGDLFALAEVNEENEPPPPPPTSSARKHAAASAGGGGGAGKGGHRKTGANTRERSSSKRPLPRYHIGSTSSSEEEEIVNLKQAKKRKKINAVGSDSD; encoded by the exons ATGGAACAAACGAAAACTCCCGCGTCCCGGCTACTCAGCACGAGTTGCATAGAGAATAAGGACGACTTGGAAGAG aAATTTGAAAGATGTTATACAGTGCTTCAAAACCTGACTGCAGGACTGTCAGAAAAGGAAGCCCATGATACCTTGAACAATGCTGTGTGTAAAGACAAAACGCATGAAGAAGTTTCGTTGGGGTTGTTAGTGGTTATTCTGACGGATCCTCAAAGTGCTGCTAAAAGTTACAGAGACTTGACTTTAATTACGCGAGATGGTCTCGCAATTGTTTTAGGACATCTTAATCAATTAGTACTTGAAAGATACCTGCGATTAAATGATGTAACAAGAAGCCAGTTATTATGGCTTGTGAGGGAAATGATAAGAACTAGTGTAGCTGGTGTGGATAATCTTTGTTTAAGTTTGTTGAGGCATGCTGCTGGTGGTGATATTTcgccaagaaacttgtttctaGTTGATGCCCTTTTGGatatatttcaagaaaatcgcCCTTGGCTAGATAAGTTTCCCTTTTTAGTGGCATCTATTGTTTATACCTATCTGCGGTTAATAGAAGATCATAATGCACCTCATTTATCTGGATTACGCCAAAAGGAAGTTACTTTTACTGTATCTTTAATAAGGGAACGCATGGTTGATTGTTTGGTTATTGGAAG GGATTTGGTACGATTGTTGCAAAATGTAGCAAGAATACCAGAATTTGAAGCACTTTGGAAAGATATGCTTCTCAATCCAAAATCTCTTTGTCCGAATTTCAGTGGAGTTTTACAACTTTTACAAACTCGAACTTCTAGAAGGTTTCTACAGTCCAGACTTACACCTGACATGGAAAGGAAATTAGTATTTTTAACAAGTCAAGTGCGTTTTGGTAACCACAAACGGTACCAAGATTGGTTCCAAAGACAGTACCTGGCCACACCTGAATCGCAGTCATTAAGATGTGATCTTATACGATTTATTGTTGGCGTGATTCATCCAACAAATGAGTTATTGTGTTCAGATATTATACCACGATGGGCAGTAATAGGATGGTTATTCACCACTTGTACGTCAACTGTGGCTGCAAGCAATGCTAAATTGGCTTTATTTTATGATTGGTTATTTTTTGAACCAGAGAAAGATAACATTATGAATATTGAACCTGCAATTCTTGTTATGCACAATTCTATGAGGTCTCATCCACCTGTCACTGCCACGTTGTTAGACTTTTTATGCAGG ATAATACCAAACTTCTATCCACCTTTAACGGAGAAAGTGAGGAATGGAATCTTTTCATCATTAAGGCAAATTTTAGAGAAACGTGTTTTACCAAGTCTTTATCCGCTATTTGATAGTCCCAAATTAGACCGTGAATTGAGAAGTAAAATAAGGGAAacatttaaagaattttgtttacCACCTAATGCAGATCTtg GAAATAAGGTTCCAATATATTCAGGTAAAATGGAAGAACTTAATAAGGACCTAACACCAGGAGTTCCATTGGAGAATGCAGGAAATACAAGTATTGAAAACAATCACGTGAGTCAAGATCCAGAACCGGCTTTCAgtgacgaagaagaagaaatgccATTAAG GATAGTGACCAAAGTTgaagaggaagacgaagaagatgTTCCCTTGGCGAATGTGAAATtgaaaaacgaacaaaaaaatgcaaattgtgTGGTGAAAAAAGTAGACATTACATCTCAATTAAACTTAATCTTAGAACCAGAAGAATTAAGGACGGCTGTAGAAAGCTTGCACAGTGAAACGGACAATGAAGTGAGGTGTCAAACAATGGAAAGGATAGTACAAATGGTGGTAGAAGATGAAATCGACGCAGAAACTATACCAGCATTGGCTTCGTGCATATCAACTATATTATCGTCACAAATTACGTCCCAAATATTCCCAACGGATAATTTGAATGAAGAAACCTTGACTGATAGTATAAGTACACCGTTGTTTGTTATGTTTCGAAATCAATTTCAGTTATGTAAAGAAGAGGACAATAGGCGAAAACTCTTAGCTCGAGTACTTGCGGAGCTGCAAACTGTTCAACCAAGGATAGGTTACCTATTACTTTACTTTTTAAAAGTCTGGGGCAGAGAAGAAGAAAAGCGAGAAGGTGAACCAAG TAACGTATTAAATGATGTTAAAGCATCTGTATATAAAGATTTCTGTGCGCATCGAGAGAAAAAGTTGGATGCATGTTTAGTGTCAGATTTGAAG cTCTGCCATGAAGACAACATATTTATGCTGTGTTATCTTGTGCCTGATGTATACATGGAATTCCAAAATGTGGCTCTAGGAAACGTACAACTCTTACATTTGGTTGTATCGACTGTCGATGCTTGCCAACTCCAAGAATTAGTTTGTCAAATAATGCAGGGGCACCTGAAGATGTTAAAAAAGGAATCATTCACGTCACTGTTGACAGCTAGTTTAAATTGGGAGACATTTGAACAGTATTGTTTCTGGCAATTAATTTTTGCCCATGACTTCCCAATTGATTACGTACTGCCTGTTTTACCTAAATTGCAATTTCGCGATCATGCGGAAGCACTTACATCGATACTGTTTATGCTTAAACAAGAAAA GCCGACATTAGAACTTCTGCGACAATTGCTTACACGACAAAATGTGGATGGAGACATGTTCGTTGTCGCGGCATTGCGCTACTGGTGTCGCGATTACGAAGAGAAACTCGGTGAATTGCTCGCAAATCTTTTAAGTACTCGTTATCCTGCTACTAGTCCAAACAAACGGAAACGATCGAGCGGCAAGCACAATCAGCAACCTGGTCCACCTTCCGGCGAACAAGTTCTCGGACATCTAGATCAATTACGACAACATTGCACATCCTCCGCGGAGTTGCAGCTTTATCATTCCGAAGGGATGCAAAGAGCTCTGCAACAAGCACAAGCGGCTAGTAGCGATTCCTTAAGGAAAAGTTACGGAGACTTATTTGCACTGGCGGAAGTAAATGAAGAAAACGAacctcctccgcctccgccgACAAGTTCAGCACGAAAACATGCGGCAGCTTCGGCTGGAGGTGGCGGAGGCGCTGGTAAAGGAGGTCATAGAAAAACTGGTGCTAATACGAGGGAAAGGTCTAGTTCGAAAAGGCCGCTTCCTCGGTATCATATTGGCAGTACATCCAGTAGTGAG GAGGAGGAAATCGTGAACTTAAAACAagcgaaaaagagaaaaaagattaATGCAGTGGGCTCTGACAGCGACTGA
- the LOC116428744 gene encoding integrator complex subunit 3 isoform X3, giving the protein MEQTKTPASRLLSTSCIENKDDLEEKFERCYTVLQNLTAGLSEKEAHDTLNNAVCKDKTHEEVSLGLLVVILTDPQSAAKSYRDLTLITRDGLAIVLGHLNQLVLERYLRLNDVTRSQLLWLVREMIRTSVAGVDNLCLSLLRHAAGGDISPRNLFLVDALLDIFQENRPWLDKFPFLVASIVYTYLRLIEDHNAPHLSGLRQKEVTFTVSLIRERMVDCLVIGRDLVRLLQNVARIPEFEALWKDMLLNPKSLCPNFSGVLQLLQTRTSRRFLQSRLTPDMERKLVFLTSQVRFGNHKRYQDWFQRQYLATPESQSLRCDLIRFIVGVIHPTNELLCSDIIPRWAVIGWLFTTCTSTVAASNAKLALFYDWLFFEPEKDNIMNIEPAILVMHNSMRSHPPVTATLLDFLCRIIPNFYPPLTEKVRNGIFSSLRQILEKRVLPSLYPLFDSPKLDRELRSKIRETFKEFCLPPNADLGKMEELNKDLTPGVPLENAGNTSIENNHVSQDPEPAFSDEEEEMPLRIVTKVEEEDEEDVPLANVKLKNEQKNANCVVKKVDITSQLNLILEPEELRTAVESLHSETDNEVRCQTMERIVQMVVEDEIDAETIPALASCISTILSSQITSQIFPTDNLNEETLTDSISTPLFVMFRNQFQLCKEEDNRRKLLARVLAELQTVQPRIGYLLLYFLKVWGREEEKREGEPSNVLNDVKASVYKDFCAHREKKLDACLVSDLKLCHEDNIFMLCYLVPDVYMEFQNVALGNVQLLHLVVSTVDACQLQELVCQIMQGHLKMLKKESFTSLLTASLNWETFEQYCFWQLIFAHDFPIDYVLPVLPKLQFRDHAEALTSILFMLKQEKPTLELLRQLLTRQNVDGDMFVVAALRYWCRDYEEKLGELLANLLSTRYPATSPNKRKRSSGKHNQQPGPPSGEQVLGHLDQLRQHCTSSAELQLYHSEGMQRALQQAQAASSDSLRKSYGDLFALAEVNEENEPPPPPPTSSARKHAAASAGGGGGAGKGGHRKTGANTRERSSSKRPLPRYHIGSTSSSEEEEIVNLKQAKKRKKINAVGSDSD; this is encoded by the exons ATGGAACAAACGAAAACTCCCGCGTCCCGGCTACTCAGCACGAGTTGCATAGAGAATAAGGACGACTTGGAAGAG aAATTTGAAAGATGTTATACAGTGCTTCAAAACCTGACTGCAGGACTGTCAGAAAAGGAAGCCCATGATACCTTGAACAATGCTGTGTGTAAAGACAAAACGCATGAAGAAGTTTCGTTGGGGTTGTTAGTGGTTATTCTGACGGATCCTCAAAGTGCTGCTAAAAGTTACAGAGACTTGACTTTAATTACGCGAGATGGTCTCGCAATTGTTTTAGGACATCTTAATCAATTAGTACTTGAAAGATACCTGCGATTAAATGATGTAACAAGAAGCCAGTTATTATGGCTTGTGAGGGAAATGATAAGAACTAGTGTAGCTGGTGTGGATAATCTTTGTTTAAGTTTGTTGAGGCATGCTGCTGGTGGTGATATTTcgccaagaaacttgtttctaGTTGATGCCCTTTTGGatatatttcaagaaaatcgcCCTTGGCTAGATAAGTTTCCCTTTTTAGTGGCATCTATTGTTTATACCTATCTGCGGTTAATAGAAGATCATAATGCACCTCATTTATCTGGATTACGCCAAAAGGAAGTTACTTTTACTGTATCTTTAATAAGGGAACGCATGGTTGATTGTTTGGTTATTGGAAG GGATTTGGTACGATTGTTGCAAAATGTAGCAAGAATACCAGAATTTGAAGCACTTTGGAAAGATATGCTTCTCAATCCAAAATCTCTTTGTCCGAATTTCAGTGGAGTTTTACAACTTTTACAAACTCGAACTTCTAGAAGGTTTCTACAGTCCAGACTTACACCTGACATGGAAAGGAAATTAGTATTTTTAACAAGTCAAGTGCGTTTTGGTAACCACAAACGGTACCAAGATTGGTTCCAAAGACAGTACCTGGCCACACCTGAATCGCAGTCATTAAGATGTGATCTTATACGATTTATTGTTGGCGTGATTCATCCAACAAATGAGTTATTGTGTTCAGATATTATACCACGATGGGCAGTAATAGGATGGTTATTCACCACTTGTACGTCAACTGTGGCTGCAAGCAATGCTAAATTGGCTTTATTTTATGATTGGTTATTTTTTGAACCAGAGAAAGATAACATTATGAATATTGAACCTGCAATTCTTGTTATGCACAATTCTATGAGGTCTCATCCACCTGTCACTGCCACGTTGTTAGACTTTTTATGCAGG ATAATACCAAACTTCTATCCACCTTTAACGGAGAAAGTGAGGAATGGAATCTTTTCATCATTAAGGCAAATTTTAGAGAAACGTGTTTTACCAAGTCTTTATCCGCTATTTGATAGTCCCAAATTAGACCGTGAATTGAGAAGTAAAATAAGGGAAacatttaaagaattttgtttacCACCTAATGCAGATCTtg GTAAAATGGAAGAACTTAATAAGGACCTAACACCAGGAGTTCCATTGGAGAATGCAGGAAATACAAGTATTGAAAACAATCACGTGAGTCAAGATCCAGAACCGGCTTTCAgtgacgaagaagaagaaatgccATTAAG GATAGTGACCAAAGTTgaagaggaagacgaagaagatgTTCCCTTGGCGAATGTGAAATtgaaaaacgaacaaaaaaatgcaaattgtgTGGTGAAAAAAGTAGACATTACATCTCAATTAAACTTAATCTTAGAACCAGAAGAATTAAGGACGGCTGTAGAAAGCTTGCACAGTGAAACGGACAATGAAGTGAGGTGTCAAACAATGGAAAGGATAGTACAAATGGTGGTAGAAGATGAAATCGACGCAGAAACTATACCAGCATTGGCTTCGTGCATATCAACTATATTATCGTCACAAATTACGTCCCAAATATTCCCAACGGATAATTTGAATGAAGAAACCTTGACTGATAGTATAAGTACACCGTTGTTTGTTATGTTTCGAAATCAATTTCAGTTATGTAAAGAAGAGGACAATAGGCGAAAACTCTTAGCTCGAGTACTTGCGGAGCTGCAAACTGTTCAACCAAGGATAGGTTACCTATTACTTTACTTTTTAAAAGTCTGGGGCAGAGAAGAAGAAAAGCGAGAAGGTGAACCAAG TAACGTATTAAATGATGTTAAAGCATCTGTATATAAAGATTTCTGTGCGCATCGAGAGAAAAAGTTGGATGCATGTTTAGTGTCAGATTTGAAG cTCTGCCATGAAGACAACATATTTATGCTGTGTTATCTTGTGCCTGATGTATACATGGAATTCCAAAATGTGGCTCTAGGAAACGTACAACTCTTACATTTGGTTGTATCGACTGTCGATGCTTGCCAACTCCAAGAATTAGTTTGTCAAATAATGCAGGGGCACCTGAAGATGTTAAAAAAGGAATCATTCACGTCACTGTTGACAGCTAGTTTAAATTGGGAGACATTTGAACAGTATTGTTTCTGGCAATTAATTTTTGCCCATGACTTCCCAATTGATTACGTACTGCCTGTTTTACCTAAATTGCAATTTCGCGATCATGCGGAAGCACTTACATCGATACTGTTTATGCTTAAACAAGAAAA GCCGACATTAGAACTTCTGCGACAATTGCTTACACGACAAAATGTGGATGGAGACATGTTCGTTGTCGCGGCATTGCGCTACTGGTGTCGCGATTACGAAGAGAAACTCGGTGAATTGCTCGCAAATCTTTTAAGTACTCGTTATCCTGCTACTAGTCCAAACAAACGGAAACGATCGAGCGGCAAGCACAATCAGCAACCTGGTCCACCTTCCGGCGAACAAGTTCTCGGACATCTAGATCAATTACGACAACATTGCACATCCTCCGCGGAGTTGCAGCTTTATCATTCCGAAGGGATGCAAAGAGCTCTGCAACAAGCACAAGCGGCTAGTAGCGATTCCTTAAGGAAAAGTTACGGAGACTTATTTGCACTGGCGGAAGTAAATGAAGAAAACGAacctcctccgcctccgccgACAAGTTCAGCACGAAAACATGCGGCAGCTTCGGCTGGAGGTGGCGGAGGCGCTGGTAAAGGAGGTCATAGAAAAACTGGTGCTAATACGAGGGAAAGGTCTAGTTCGAAAAGGCCGCTTCCTCGGTATCATATTGGCAGTACATCCAGTAGTGAG GAGGAGGAAATCGTGAACTTAAAACAagcgaaaaagagaaaaaagattaATGCAGTGGGCTCTGACAGCGACTGA
- the LOC116428744 gene encoding integrator complex subunit 3 isoform X1 gives MEQTKTPASRLLSTSCIENKDDLEEKFERCYTVLQNLTAGLSEKEAHDTLNNAVCKDKTHEEVSLGLLVVILTDPQSAAKSYRDLTLITRDGLAIVLGHLNQLVLERYLRLNDVTRSQLLWLVREMIRTSVAGVDNLCLSLLRHAAGGDISPRNLFLVDALLDIFQENRPWLDKFPFLVASIVYTYLRLIEDHNAPHLSGLRQKEVTFTVSLIRERMVDCLVIGRDLVRLLQNVARIPEFEALWKDMLLNPKSLCPNFSGVLQLLQTRTSRRFLQSRLTPDMERKLVFLTSQVRFGNHKRYQDWFQRQYLATPESQSLRCDLIRFIVGVIHPTNELLCSDIIPRWAVIGWLFTTCTSTVAASNAKLALFYDWLFFEPEKDNIMNIEPAILVMHNSMRSHPPVTATLLDFLCRIIPNFYPPLTEKVRNGIFSSLRQILEKRVLPSLYPLFDSPKLDRELRSKIRETFKEFCLPPNADLAGNKVPIYSGKMEELNKDLTPGVPLENAGNTSIENNHVSQDPEPAFSDEEEEMPLRIVTKVEEEDEEDVPLANVKLKNEQKNANCVVKKVDITSQLNLILEPEELRTAVESLHSETDNEVRCQTMERIVQMVVEDEIDAETIPALASCISTILSSQITSQIFPTDNLNEETLTDSISTPLFVMFRNQFQLCKEEDNRRKLLARVLAELQTVQPRIGYLLLYFLKVWGREEEKREGEPSNVLNDVKASVYKDFCAHREKKLDACLVSDLKLCHEDNIFMLCYLVPDVYMEFQNVALGNVQLLHLVVSTVDACQLQELVCQIMQGHLKMLKKESFTSLLTASLNWETFEQYCFWQLIFAHDFPIDYVLPVLPKLQFRDHAEALTSILFMLKQEKPTLELLRQLLTRQNVDGDMFVVAALRYWCRDYEEKLGELLANLLSTRYPATSPNKRKRSSGKHNQQPGPPSGEQVLGHLDQLRQHCTSSAELQLYHSEGMQRALQQAQAASSDSLRKSYGDLFALAEVNEENEPPPPPPTSSARKHAAASAGGGGGAGKGGHRKTGANTRERSSSKRPLPRYHIGSTSSSEEEEIVNLKQAKKRKKINAVGSDSD, from the exons ATGGAACAAACGAAAACTCCCGCGTCCCGGCTACTCAGCACGAGTTGCATAGAGAATAAGGACGACTTGGAAGAG aAATTTGAAAGATGTTATACAGTGCTTCAAAACCTGACTGCAGGACTGTCAGAAAAGGAAGCCCATGATACCTTGAACAATGCTGTGTGTAAAGACAAAACGCATGAAGAAGTTTCGTTGGGGTTGTTAGTGGTTATTCTGACGGATCCTCAAAGTGCTGCTAAAAGTTACAGAGACTTGACTTTAATTACGCGAGATGGTCTCGCAATTGTTTTAGGACATCTTAATCAATTAGTACTTGAAAGATACCTGCGATTAAATGATGTAACAAGAAGCCAGTTATTATGGCTTGTGAGGGAAATGATAAGAACTAGTGTAGCTGGTGTGGATAATCTTTGTTTAAGTTTGTTGAGGCATGCTGCTGGTGGTGATATTTcgccaagaaacttgtttctaGTTGATGCCCTTTTGGatatatttcaagaaaatcgcCCTTGGCTAGATAAGTTTCCCTTTTTAGTGGCATCTATTGTTTATACCTATCTGCGGTTAATAGAAGATCATAATGCACCTCATTTATCTGGATTACGCCAAAAGGAAGTTACTTTTACTGTATCTTTAATAAGGGAACGCATGGTTGATTGTTTGGTTATTGGAAG GGATTTGGTACGATTGTTGCAAAATGTAGCAAGAATACCAGAATTTGAAGCACTTTGGAAAGATATGCTTCTCAATCCAAAATCTCTTTGTCCGAATTTCAGTGGAGTTTTACAACTTTTACAAACTCGAACTTCTAGAAGGTTTCTACAGTCCAGACTTACACCTGACATGGAAAGGAAATTAGTATTTTTAACAAGTCAAGTGCGTTTTGGTAACCACAAACGGTACCAAGATTGGTTCCAAAGACAGTACCTGGCCACACCTGAATCGCAGTCATTAAGATGTGATCTTATACGATTTATTGTTGGCGTGATTCATCCAACAAATGAGTTATTGTGTTCAGATATTATACCACGATGGGCAGTAATAGGATGGTTATTCACCACTTGTACGTCAACTGTGGCTGCAAGCAATGCTAAATTGGCTTTATTTTATGATTGGTTATTTTTTGAACCAGAGAAAGATAACATTATGAATATTGAACCTGCAATTCTTGTTATGCACAATTCTATGAGGTCTCATCCACCTGTCACTGCCACGTTGTTAGACTTTTTATGCAGG ATAATACCAAACTTCTATCCACCTTTAACGGAGAAAGTGAGGAATGGAATCTTTTCATCATTAAGGCAAATTTTAGAGAAACGTGTTTTACCAAGTCTTTATCCGCTATTTGATAGTCCCAAATTAGACCGTGAATTGAGAAGTAAAATAAGGGAAacatttaaagaattttgtttacCACCTAATGCAGATCTtg CAGGAAATAAGGTTCCAATATATTCAGGTAAAATGGAAGAACTTAATAAGGACCTAACACCAGGAGTTCCATTGGAGAATGCAGGAAATACAAGTATTGAAAACAATCACGTGAGTCAAGATCCAGAACCGGCTTTCAgtgacgaagaagaagaaatgccATTAAG GATAGTGACCAAAGTTgaagaggaagacgaagaagatgTTCCCTTGGCGAATGTGAAATtgaaaaacgaacaaaaaaatgcaaattgtgTGGTGAAAAAAGTAGACATTACATCTCAATTAAACTTAATCTTAGAACCAGAAGAATTAAGGACGGCTGTAGAAAGCTTGCACAGTGAAACGGACAATGAAGTGAGGTGTCAAACAATGGAAAGGATAGTACAAATGGTGGTAGAAGATGAAATCGACGCAGAAACTATACCAGCATTGGCTTCGTGCATATCAACTATATTATCGTCACAAATTACGTCCCAAATATTCCCAACGGATAATTTGAATGAAGAAACCTTGACTGATAGTATAAGTACACCGTTGTTTGTTATGTTTCGAAATCAATTTCAGTTATGTAAAGAAGAGGACAATAGGCGAAAACTCTTAGCTCGAGTACTTGCGGAGCTGCAAACTGTTCAACCAAGGATAGGTTACCTATTACTTTACTTTTTAAAAGTCTGGGGCAGAGAAGAAGAAAAGCGAGAAGGTGAACCAAG TAACGTATTAAATGATGTTAAAGCATCTGTATATAAAGATTTCTGTGCGCATCGAGAGAAAAAGTTGGATGCATGTTTAGTGTCAGATTTGAAG cTCTGCCATGAAGACAACATATTTATGCTGTGTTATCTTGTGCCTGATGTATACATGGAATTCCAAAATGTGGCTCTAGGAAACGTACAACTCTTACATTTGGTTGTATCGACTGTCGATGCTTGCCAACTCCAAGAATTAGTTTGTCAAATAATGCAGGGGCACCTGAAGATGTTAAAAAAGGAATCATTCACGTCACTGTTGACAGCTAGTTTAAATTGGGAGACATTTGAACAGTATTGTTTCTGGCAATTAATTTTTGCCCATGACTTCCCAATTGATTACGTACTGCCTGTTTTACCTAAATTGCAATTTCGCGATCATGCGGAAGCACTTACATCGATACTGTTTATGCTTAAACAAGAAAA GCCGACATTAGAACTTCTGCGACAATTGCTTACACGACAAAATGTGGATGGAGACATGTTCGTTGTCGCGGCATTGCGCTACTGGTGTCGCGATTACGAAGAGAAACTCGGTGAATTGCTCGCAAATCTTTTAAGTACTCGTTATCCTGCTACTAGTCCAAACAAACGGAAACGATCGAGCGGCAAGCACAATCAGCAACCTGGTCCACCTTCCGGCGAACAAGTTCTCGGACATCTAGATCAATTACGACAACATTGCACATCCTCCGCGGAGTTGCAGCTTTATCATTCCGAAGGGATGCAAAGAGCTCTGCAACAAGCACAAGCGGCTAGTAGCGATTCCTTAAGGAAAAGTTACGGAGACTTATTTGCACTGGCGGAAGTAAATGAAGAAAACGAacctcctccgcctccgccgACAAGTTCAGCACGAAAACATGCGGCAGCTTCGGCTGGAGGTGGCGGAGGCGCTGGTAAAGGAGGTCATAGAAAAACTGGTGCTAATACGAGGGAAAGGTCTAGTTCGAAAAGGCCGCTTCCTCGGTATCATATTGGCAGTACATCCAGTAGTGAG GAGGAGGAAATCGTGAACTTAAAACAagcgaaaaagagaaaaaagattaATGCAGTGGGCTCTGACAGCGACTGA